The [Clostridium] celerecrescens 18A genomic sequence GTACTCCCCCCGGCAGTCCGGCATCCTGCAAGGCTTTTACAAGGTGAAGGGCGCTGATGGCCCCCTGGGTCGCTGGTTTTAATATTACCGTGTTGCCCCCCATCAGCGCAGGAGCAATCTTGGAGGCGGATAAGTTAATGGGGTAATTAAAGGGTGATATGGCAAGTACGGTACCTAGGGGAACCCTTCTTACATACGATATCTTATTGCGGGAACCACCAGGGAAATTCTCCCCGCTTACTGCGATTCCTTCCAGACTTTTTCCTGCATCTCCCGTAAACCGGAGAAAATCTGCGGTTCGCTTCACTTCTGATACGGAAGATTTCCTGTCTTTTGCAATCTCCATCATCAGAATATCCGCTATCTCTTCCGCCCTTTCCTCCAAAAGCTCTGCAGCATTGTACAGGATCCGTGCCTTTTCAAATATTGGAACACCGGCCCACAAAGAAAGACCCTCTTTGGAATAACGGATGACCTCATCCACCTCTTCTTTGCTGACTGCCTGTATCTCTCCGATAAAAGAACCGTCTACAGGGGATGTTATGGTAATGACATTCCCTGATGCGGACTCCGACCACCTGCCATTGATTAAATTTCCATAAGTATGCTTTTCATTACATAATTCAGACATGTTATCTTCTCCTTTCCATACCTTTACAATTTCTATTTGTATGTAATATATCATGGAGACAAGAATCAAATGTCAATAACATTGGCTGCTTATCTGCTAAATAAAAACTTCATATAGCGAATGAATACATAAACCACCAGGCAGACTGCAATAACGGTTTCAGCAAGCACTATAACAGGTAAAACTCCTACGGCATATCCCATTTTTGCCAGAAACGCTGTTGACATCTTCATTGCAATGGCGCTGATCACCACCGGGAATGTAAAGGCTGCATAGCTTGGATAGAAAGGCAGGGCAAGGAACCTTGGCAGATAAACCAGCACAGTTATATATAATATTCCTGCCAATACCATGAGAAAGAGAACCATTGCCATGGATTTAGCTTCTGCAGACTGAAGGTATCCAGCCAGACATAAGCTCACCGGAGCCGTATAGATGCAAAACAGCGGTCTTGCAGGTTCTGCAATTTCTTTGTATTTTACATACCGGGCCGTCACAAGAACCAGTAAAATGAGACACCAGATCAGGCCAAACCAGAAAATGCCGGTTCCCAGTCTTGTGCGCCCAAATGCCGGAGCCGTCACACTGGCTGTCACAATTCCCACATACACGATGTAATAGCTGGCAAATACGGTTTTCATATTCAGCCTGTACAGAAAACGTTCTGTAAAATATAACATTAGAAGAATGTGCAATGCAATTCCGAAATACCAGATATAGACTGCACCGCTTCCAATAAAGGGCTTTGCATAAGCAGATAACAGAATTACTGCCATGGAAAAGGTCCCTGATACGCTAGCCATTACCGGATTTTTCATATCCTCTTTTACCATATCAAAATGAAAGATGCATTTACACAAAAACATAATCGCCAATACAGCGGATATGGCACCGCAAAC encodes the following:
- a CDS encoding TDT family transporter, which gives rise to MIKKIPIPVAGLSLGFAALGNLLQSYSESIRLVCGAISAVLAIMFLCKCIFHFDMVKEDMKNPVMASVSGTFSMAVILLSAYAKPFIGSGAVYIWYFGIALHILLMLYFTERFLYRLNMKTVFASYYIVYVGIVTASVTAPAFGRTRLGTGIFWFGLIWCLILLVLVTARYVKYKEIAEPARPLFCIYTAPVSLCLAGYLQSAEAKSMAMVLFLMVLAGILYITVLVYLPRFLALPFYPSYAAFTFPVVISAIAMKMSTAFLAKMGYAVGVLPVIVLAETVIAVCLVVYVFIRYMKFLFSR